One window of the Rhodothermia bacterium genome contains the following:
- a CDS encoding NCS1 family nucleobase:cation symporter-1 codes for MSLPSDVLSSPLYSEDLAPVPPEKRTWQKWDLAALWVGMAVCIPTYLLASYMMRAGLSWQMSLFIIGLANLVITIPMALNGDAGVRYGIPFPVIGRAAFGTKGIHLAALVRGFVACGWFGVQTWIGGLAFYSIWNVLTGSVGTPELSFGKFVAFALFWVVNIYFIWRGTESIKWLEDFSAPILIVIGLVFIFWGYQQGGSMSNVLRVSEQMQQPTAAWTKKAISSASDAELVLILHPLERVDGTRKARDYRVMRANDTPLAWQPIPQNATITLPREWRAATNEPNIKVQFRSDNSQTSSWITALQEKPDASVPFWQYVLWFTAMVGFWATMSISISDITRFAKSQKDQVLGQFIGLPGTMIFYSFVGIFVTAAALIAFEEVLVSEDAPWDPVSLVAKFQNPVVVVFAQVAMLIATLSTNIAANVIAPANAISNLFPQKISFRMGGVLAGLLGVALCPWWLMDQISSILVFVSGLLGPVLGILLCDYFVIRKKQLALADLYRVDGQYAYGGSGINSAAIIALLAGILVALSGYWIPALDFLYTLSWFSGFIVAFGVYYAMMRNRS; via the coding sequence ATGTCGCTCCCGTCAGATGTCTTATCGTCGCCGCTTTATAGCGAAGACCTTGCACCCGTCCCGCCGGAAAAACGAACTTGGCAAAAGTGGGATTTGGCCGCACTCTGGGTGGGCATGGCCGTTTGTATCCCTACCTATTTACTGGCTTCTTATATGATGCGGGCTGGTCTTAGTTGGCAAATGTCATTGTTTATTATTGGGTTAGCAAACTTAGTTATTACCATTCCAATGGCTCTGAATGGTGATGCGGGTGTGCGATATGGCATCCCATTTCCGGTGATTGGTCGGGCGGCATTTGGTACAAAGGGTATTCATTTAGCCGCGTTGGTGCGGGGGTTTGTGGCCTGTGGTTGGTTTGGTGTCCAAACGTGGATCGGTGGACTTGCCTTTTATTCGATTTGGAATGTGCTGACGGGAAGCGTGGGTACGCCGGAGCTTTCGTTTGGGAAATTTGTGGCGTTTGCGCTCTTTTGGGTGGTGAATATTTACTTCATCTGGCGTGGGACGGAGAGCATCAAGTGGTTAGAAGACTTCTCTGCGCCCATTTTGATCGTGATTGGTTTGGTTTTCATTTTTTGGGGCTATCAACAAGGCGGCTCCATGTCCAACGTCCTGCGGGTGAGCGAGCAAATGCAGCAACCCACTGCGGCCTGGACGAAAAAAGCCATTTCATCGGCCTCCGACGCGGAATTGGTCTTGATACTCCATCCTTTGGAACGTGTTGATGGAACACGCAAGGCAAGGGATTATCGGGTAATGAGGGCAAATGACACCCCTTTGGCGTGGCAACCAATCCCGCAAAATGCGACAATAACACTTCCGCGTGAATGGCGAGCAGCCACTAACGAACCCAACATAAAGGTCCAATTCCGCAGTGACAATAGCCAAACCTCGTCGTGGATTACAGCCTTGCAAGAAAAGCCCGATGCAAGTGTTCCCTTCTGGCAATACGTACTTTGGTTTACGGCAATGGTGGGTTTTTGGGCTACCATGTCCATAAGCATCTCGGACATTACCCGTTTCGCCAAAAGCCAAAAAGACCAAGTTTTAGGGCAATTTATCGGTCTGCCCGGAACCATGATTTTTTACTCCTTTGTGGGCATTTTTGTAACCGCCGCCGCACTCATTGCTTTTGAGGAGGTCCTTGTGAGCGAAGATGCGCCTTGGGATCCTGTCTCGCTGGTAGCCAAGTTCCAAAATCCGGTTGTGGTGGTTTTCGCGCAAGTGGCCATGTTGATCGCCACCCTAAGTACCAATATCGCCGCCAATGTTATTGCACCAGCAAATGCCATTTCTAACCTCTTCCCGCAAAAAATCAGTTTTCGTATGGGTGGTGTTTTGGCCGGATTACTGGGTGTAGCCTTGTGCCCATGGTGGTTGATGGATCAAATCAGCTCCATTTTGGTGTTCGTGAGTGGGCTTTTGGGACCAGTTCTCGGCATTTTGCTCTGCGACTATTTTGTGATTCGAAAAAAACAACTCGCACTTGCAGACCTTTACCGCGTGGACGGACAGTATGCCTACGGTGGCTCCGGTATTAACTCGGCAGCAATTATTGCACTTTTGGCCGGTATTTTAGTAGCGCTTTCAGGGTATTGGATTCCGGCATTGGACTTCCTCTATACACTTTCGTGGTTCTCTGGATTTATAGTGGCCTTTGGCGTGTATTATGCCATGATGAGAAACCGGAGCTAA